In the Gossypium raimondii isolate GPD5lz chromosome 9, ASM2569854v1, whole genome shotgun sequence genome, one interval contains:
- the LOC128032567 gene encoding uncharacterized protein LOC128032567: MTGSEDRSRGGDQPPDLQMQAITRTLQRLLENALEPIHSRLDKIEGGGSQSVHNEHNDENDIEHSPRVNQRPGRTVDDNISNIKVAIPSFQGCSNPDAYLTWESKVEHVFECYNYSEQKKVRLAAMEFVDYALVWWDQLLISRRRTGEGLVRTWEDMKRIMRRRFVPSHYHRDLFQKLQTLKQGNRSVEDYFKEMEMSMMRANVVEDSEATMARFLAGLNSEIANIVEMQHYVELDDMVHMAIKIERQQCRKASTRGNTPFKSFSNPLYTPNNARKQAPQPPLRIREPKNPKKPKPPIADNGRGKQPMVAPERSRDIQCFKCLGRGHVASQCPNRRVMLMREDGEIESDSEEDVHELPTKEDEENDLEVLNRSSYGDHGCQTGSCTNVASSVMVDRLGLKTTKHPNPYKLQWLNDGGELKVTKQVVVPLSIGNYKDEVLCDVVSMDATHLLLGALFPADLPASIVSLLQEFEDVFPKETPKGLPPLRGIEHQIDFIPGATIPNRPAYRTNPEETKELQRQVVELMDKGYIRESLSPCAVPVLLVPKKDGSWRMCEIVES; this comes from the exons ATGACAGGATCAGAAGATCGTAGTCGTGGTGGAGATCAACCACCGGATTTGCAAATGCAAGCTATTACTCGCACCTTGCAACGTCTATTAGAAAATGCATTAGAGCCTATACACTCTCGTTTGGACAAGATTGAAGGGGGTGGTTCACAATCTGTCCATAATGaacataatgatgaaaatgacattgaacATTCACCAAGGGTGAATCAACGACCAGGACGCACAGTTGACgataatatttctaacattaaagtTGCCATACCTTCTTTTCAGGGATGTTCAAATCCAGATGCTTATCTGACATGGGAAAGCAAGGTTGAACACGTTTTTGAGTGTTATAACTACTCAGAACAGAAAAAAGTTCGACTAGCAGCTATGGAGTTTGTTGACTATGCACTGGTATGGTGGGACCAATTACTGATTAGTCGACGACGTACAGGTGAAGGTCTAGTGAGAACATGGGAAGATATGAAGCGTATCATGCGGAGACGATTTGTTCCTTCTCACTATCATCGAGATTTATTTCAGAAATTACAAACCTTGAAACAGGGCAACAGGAGCGTTGAGGACTATttcaaggagatggagatgtccATGATGCGTGCAAACGTAGTTGAGGATAGTGAGGCGACTATGGCTCGGTTTTTGGCAGGTTTAAATTCTGAAATAGCAAACATTGTTGAAATGCAACATTATGTTGAGTTGGatgacatggtgcatatggcgaTCAAAATTGAGCGACAACAATGTAGAAAAGCTTCTACTCGAGGTAATActccatttaaatctttttcgaATCCTTTATACACCCCTAACAATGCCAGGAAACAAGCACCACAACCGCCATTACGGATTCGAGAGCCAAAGAACCCAAAGAAACCAAAGCCTCCCATTGCTGATAATGGACGTGGCAAACAACCAATGGTGGCACCAGAACGATCAAGAGATATTCAGTGCTTTAAGTGCCTTGGTAGAGGACATGTTGCTAGCCAGTGTCCTAATCGGAGGGTTATGTTGATGCGAGAAGATGGAGAGATCGAGTCAGATTCTGAGGAAGATGTACATGAACTCCcgactaaagaagatgaagagaatgacCTAGAAGTTCTGAATCGGTCAAGTTATGGAGATCATGGTTGTCAAAC CGGTAGTTGTACTAATGTTGCTAGTTCAGTGATGGTTGACAGATTAGGTCTTAAGACGACAAAGCATCCGAATCCGTACAAGTTGCAGTGGTTGAATGACGGTGGAGAACTTAAAGTGACGAAACAAGTGGTTGTACCGCTTTCAATTGGAAACTACAAGGACGAGGTCCTTTGTGATGTTGTGTCGATGGATGCTACTCACCTTCTTTTGGGCGCCTTG TTCCCTGCTGATTTGCCTGCATCGATTGTGTCCCTTTTGCAAGAGTTTGAGGATGTGTTTCCGAAAGAAACACCGAAGGGATTACCACCTCTTCGTGGCATTGAGCACCAGATTGATTTCATTCCAGGTGCTACCATTCCAAATCGACCAGCTTATCGTACTAACCCTGAAGAGACGAAAGAGCTTCAAAGGCAAGTTGTAGAATTGATGGACAAGGGTTATATTCGAGAAAGTCTAAGTCCATGTGCTGTTCCGGTGTTGTTAGTACCGAAGAAAGATGGGTCTTGGAGGATGTGCGAGATTGTAGAGTCGtga